In Acropora palmata chromosome 7, jaAcrPala1.3, whole genome shotgun sequence, one genomic interval encodes:
- the LOC141886140 gene encoding BTB and MATH domain-containing protein 36-like, with translation MYTLGRKERKEIEQDFSQPWEQSDLVLLVEGQPLHVHRLILSMSSPVFSRMLRGDFKEKTARSIPLPGKKYYQVREMLLAIYPSSLKSVNEHSCYFLLVLAHEYQMIHLIKKCENYLLEYVAGQKRFDVLNMLVIAQNFDLKRLLDECIKKTESLSLEELKTQQKYEEVEPLHQLKVIELQMGKVWRENARLKTLAREAREEWESIVDILANHAITTTKAFDYLCQYSRRSTEESLKVVMNDRFFNDRKGNCQSLHEVYDSLKTLQTKLNNMSS, from the coding sequence ATGTATACTTTAGGGCGAAAGGAACGAAAAGAAATTGAGCAAGATTTTTCGCAACCATGGGAACAGAGTGATTTGGTTCTTTTGGTGGAAGGACAGCCACTTCATGTTCACCGTCTCATTCTGTCAATGAGTTCGCCCGTCTTTTCCAGAATGCTCAGGGGAGATTTCAAAGAGAAAACTGCTAGAAGCATTCCATTGCCTGGAAAGAAATACTATCAAGTAAGAGAGATGCTGTTGGCGATATATCCCAGTTCCTTGAAATCCGTCAACGAACACAGTTGCTATTTCCTTCTTGTCCTGGCGCATGAGTACCAGATGATCCATCTCATCAAGAAATGTGAAAATTATCTGCTAGAATATGTGGCGGGTCAGAAAAGATTTGATGTCTTGAATATGTTAGTTATCGCTCAGAATTTCGACTTGAAAAGGCTGCTGGATGAGTGCATCAAGAAAACTGAAAGCCTAAGCCTTGAAGAACTGAAGACACAACAAAAATATGAGGAAGTCGAACCACTGCACCAGCTTAAGGTGATTGAATTGCAGATGGGCAAAGTATGGAGGGAAAACGCAAGGCTGAAGACATTGGCTCGAGAAGCGCGTGAGGAGTGGGAATCGATTGTTGATATTCTCGCAAATCATGCCATTACTACAACCAAAGCCTTTGATTACCTATGCCAATATTCTCGTCGATCGACTGAGGAAAGTCTTAAAGTTGTAATGAATGACCGGTTCTTCAATGACAGGAAAGGCAACTGTCAGAGTTTACACGAAGTGTATGATTCACTTAAAACCCTCCAAACTAAACTAAATAACATGAGCTCTTGA
- the LOC141886137 gene encoding BTB and MATH domain-containing protein 36-like: MFSSNSNDTDPASTEDSPDFSKPWELSDVVLVVEEEKFHVHRSMLAMWSPVFSAMFTAQFKEQTAHEIPLPGKKAAEIKEMLLVIYPIFENQVHWRNFPFLLKLSKEYMMTKLTRKCERFLLRILGHAGELCTLLVTAQAFELKELEKRCIEKAKITGFDEIKRHYWYNRINLSNYRAIVEGKITEMERNLQDKNLEMDRLKSDVESLTSQAVKALKELEKITAMIAFGVGKTDRFSGEFDSTVRCLRNSNKFKNLCGPLNSLHSKLEDISNQESF; encoded by the coding sequence ATGTTCAGCTCCAATTCAAATGACACTGATCCTGCTTCAACCGAAGATTCACCCGACTTTTCCAAGCCATGGGAACTCAGCGATGTCGTTCTTGTCGTGGAGGAAGAAAAGTTCCACGTCCATCGTAGCATGTTGGCAATGTGGTCTCCCGTATTCTCAGCGATGTTTACAGCGCAGTTCAAGGAACAAACAGCCCATGAAATCCCACTTCCAGGGAAAAAAGCCGCTGAAATTAAGGAGATGTTactagtgatttatccaattttCGAAAATCAAGTCCATTGGCGCAACttcccttttcttttgaaactttccAAGGAATACATGATGACGAAGCTCACCAGGAAATGTGAACGTTTCTTACTGAGAATTTTGGGTCATGCCGGTGAACTTTGTACACTACTCGTTACTGCGCAAGCGTTTGAACTGAAGGAATTAGAGAAACGATGCAttgaaaaagccaaaattaCGGGCTTTGACGAGATCAAGCGTCATTACTGGTATAACAGAATCAATCTTTCCAACTATCGAGCCATAGTTGAAGGTAAGATAACAGAGATGGAACGTAACCTCCAagataaaaatttggaaatggaTCGTCTTAAATCCGATGTCGAATCTTTGACATCTCAAGCAGTAAAAGCTCTAAAAGAATTGGAGAAAATCACTGCAATGATTGCATTTGGCGTTGGGAAGACAGACAGATTTAGTGGGGAATTCGATTCTACAGTAAGATGCCTTCGAAACTCGAATAAGTTCAAAAACCTTTGTGGTCCGCTGAATTCTCTTCATTCGAAACTAGAAGATATTAGCAATCAGGAAAGTTTTTGA
- the LOC141886138 gene encoding BTB and MATH domain-containing protein 36-like: protein MSDSNLQELDAASNEASADFSKPWQFSDVVLVVGGETFHVHRSMLAMWSPVFSSMFTAQFKEQKADKIPLPGKKAAEFKEMLQVIYPIFDKEVHTTNCFFLLELAKEYMMTKLTNKCERFLLAELEDLKFDCLSLLSAAEAYGMKELEKACIEQAKLMSFDQLKRNALYKKIKHSNFQTIVEAQMTKMESDILDKDFKIQALKNNVEFLKDCGAEALDELERLTDATLIDLGNTDRVNARMDSKLRWLNRNRGSLFVPFNRLHEKLKEISDYDNV, encoded by the coding sequence ATGTCCGACTCCAATTTGCAAGAGTTAGATGCCGCTTCAAACGAAGCTTCAGCCGACTTTTCCAAGCCATGGCAGTTCAGCGATGTCGTCCTTGTTGTGGGGGGAGAAACATTTCACGTTCATCGTAGCATGTTGGCAATGTGGTCTCCCGTGTTCTCGTCAATGTTTACAGCGCAgttcaaagaacaaaaagcGGATAAAATCCCACTTCCAGGAAAAAAAGCTGCTGAATTTAAAGAGATGCTGCAGGTAATTTATCCAATTTTCGATAAGGAAGTCCACACaaccaattgtttttttctactgGAACTTGCCAAAGAGTACATGATGACGAAGCTCACCAACAAATGCGAACGTTTCCTGTTAGCCGAATTAGAGGATTTGAAATTCGACTGCTTAAGCCTCCTTTCTGCTGCAGAAGCTTATGGCATGAAGGAGTTAGAAAAAGCATGCATAGAACAAGCCAAACTTATGAGCTTTGACCAGCTGAAGAGGAATGCCTtgtacaagaaaataaaacattccAACTTTCAGACAATAGTTGAAGCGCAGATGACAAAGATGGAAAGTGACATTCTTGACAAGGATTTCAAAATACAAGCTCTTAAAAACAATGTCGAATTCTTGAAAGATTGCGGGGCAGAAGCTCTAGATGAATTGGAAAGACTCACTGACGCTACTTTGATCGACCTGGGCAACACAGACAGAGTCAATGCAAGAATGGATTCCAAGTTGAGATGGCTCAATCGAAACCGCGGAAGTCTGTTCGTTCCGTTTAATCGCCTTcatgaaaaactcaaagaaaTCAGTGATTACGATAATGTTTAA